Proteins encoded together in one Micropterus dolomieu isolate WLL.071019.BEF.003 ecotype Adirondacks unplaced genomic scaffold, ASM2129224v1 contig_12449, whole genome shotgun sequence window:
- the LOC123966068 gene encoding WD repeat-containing protein 36-like translates to MLMMLLMLLQSKLLSWGLLSQRSEFSSELESALQSGSFDRSVRLLKDCGPAALSVELTYLTPEGGGASSLLLAFIQMIDSMLAGGRDFDLAHAYLALFLKLHLRSLSQDAVAMAALVRLSSRLETGWAELRTSFDQSLCLLSYAKSALL, encoded by the exons atgttgatgatgttgttgatgttgttgcaGTCGAAGCTGTTGAGTTGGGGTTTGTTGTCTCAGAGGTCAGAGTTCAGTTCTGAACTGGAATCAGCTCTTCAGTCTGGATCAT TCGATCGCTCGGTGCGTCTCCTGAAGGATTGTGGGCCAGCGGCACTCTCTGTCGAGCTCACCTATCTGACACCAGAGGGGGGCGGGGCCAGCAGCCTCCTTCTCGCCTTCATTCAAATGATTGACAGCATGTTGGCCGGTGGGCGGGACTTTGATCTGGCTCACGCTTACCTGGCGCTTTTCCTGAag ctccaTCTCCGCTCGTTATCGCAGGATGCCGTTGCCATGGCTGCGTTGGTCCGCCTCTCCTCCCGGCTTGAGACGGGGTGGGCGGAGCTACGGACATCATTCGACCAATCGCTGTGTCTGCTGTCGTACGCCAAGAGTGCActgctgtga